Proteins encoded together in one Porites lutea chromosome 2, jaPorLute2.1, whole genome shotgun sequence window:
- the LOC140926665 gene encoding uncharacterized protein, with product MTALASTFAPTVTVKVYKNGNPNFLGKTMVINRRRIRSMEALYDEVTLRLSAFNAVRKICTPIGGRPVQNLEGIQNKSMYVAAGKEEFKKLNYADLGTLKPRPPRKGNFSPKKIVTEGRHKMDYEWGKRDLKILHVFCNGDVFKPSVKIVLQKRLQQSMEQILNIVQDHVVLAAAIAALYTVDGKLVFTPGELVTGGLYVAVERGKPFKRENYGGSTFVSRSPRVAFLPPIGNGQLIQTGAQRLTKKHGTRKKRQKTKANGESKTNGQSSDQSFDTNVMSVTSPNDTNPISSPHPPISHALLRASVSQDLESVNNFTISSSPPRWLEDDSPIPEDTSLEKTDNDKDEGFRVGSVFKASGMLQEEADEIKDMRQTKKKKPLDTLPAEEVMEEVVEQIENTGATISDESPRRGDQSNDEGENHLEITDDSNVEQFVGEVIQSQIQVLQDNAPRDEFNSKSEAESTNKNTSSGKPRKEKNQEKNDKSSSKSKARNSRGSRASHDATPSKTKK from the coding sequence ATGACAGCACTAGCGTCTACGTTTGCTCCGACAGTCACTGTCAAAGTTTACAAAAATGGGAACCCCAACTTTCTGGGTAAGACGATGGTCATCAACAGGCGTCGTATCCGTTCCATGGAGGCTTTGTATGATGAGGTCACCTTGCGTTTATCCGCGTTCAACGCCGTGCGAAAAATTTGCACGCCGATCGGTGGGCGTCCCGTGCAAAATCTTGAAGGCATTCAGAACAAAAGCATGTACGTAGCTGCCGggaaagaagaatttaaaaagctGAACTATGCAGATCTGGGTACCTTGAAGCCACGCCCGCCCCGAAAAGGGAACTTTTCCCCCAAGAAAATTGTAACCGAGGGAAGACATAAGATGGATTACGAGTGGGGAAAACGCGATCTGAAAATCTTACACGTTTTCTGTAATGGGGATGTTTTCAAGCCAAGTGTGAAAATCGTTCTTCAAAAGCGGCTGCAACAGAGTATGGAACAGATTTTGAACATTGTACAGGACCATGTTGTTTTGGCGGCAGCCATTGCTGCGTTGTATACAGTTGATGGAAAGCTTGTGTTTACTCCTGGTGAGCTGGTCACCGGCGGACTCTACGTCGCGGTAGAACGAGGAAAGCCTTTTAAACGTGAAAATTACGGTGGAAGTACCTTTGTTTCGAGAAGCCCTCGTGTAGCATTTTTACCCCCTATCGGCAACGGACAGTTGATACAAACCGGGGCGCAACGTTTGACGAAAAAACATGGAACTAGGAAAAAACGGCAAAAAACGAAAGCTAATGGTGAAAGCAAAACCAACGGACAATCAAGTGATCAATCATTTGATACGAACGTCATGTCCGTTACATCTCCCAATGACACTAATCCAATCTCTTCCCCACACCCTCCAATCTCCCATGCTCTGCTCCGCGCGAGTGTATCTCAGGACCTTGAGAGCGTGAATAATTTCACGATATCGTCTTCACCACCTAGATGGCTAGAAGACGACTCACCTATACCCGAAGACACGTCCTTAGAAAAAACAGATAATGACAAAGACGAAGGCTTCAGGGTCGGGAGCGTGTTCAAGGCCAGCGGAATGCTACAAGAGGAAGCGGATGAAATAAAGGATATGCGccagacaaagaaaaagaaaccgctTGATACACTTCCGGCGGAAGAAGTTATGGAGGAAGTGGTTGAGCAAATTGAGAACACTGGGGCGACAATTTCTGACGAAAGTCCCCGTAGGGGTGATCAAAGTAATGACGAAGGTGAAAATCACCTTGAAATCACAGACGATTCCAACGTTGAACAATTTGTCGGTGAAGTGATTCAGAGTCAGATACAGGTTTTGCAAGATAATGCCCCTAGAGATGAATTTAATTCGAAATCTGAAGCTGAGTCTACTAACAAGAACACGAGTTCTGGCAAACCGCGAAAAGAGAAAAACCAAGAAAAGAACGATAAGTCTTCATCAAAGTCGAAAGCTCGTAACAGCAGAGGCAGCAGAGCAAGCCATGACGCAACACCGAGCAAAACAAAGAAGTAA